One Candidatus Marsarchaeota archaeon DNA segment encodes these proteins:
- a CDS encoding glycosyltransferase family 4 protein — MKVLLVDVSSRLGGVGGAQRVAANLFRELPKRGIETFYMGYRTEYLKNARNALFLRESRQKGLKSGIEGHGLNRLVDSRLMRVAYYSSYSAIGINTAEMREYVERVRPDIVLASSIQDYIVLKALRRHLGSAKLLYIEHANASGAYKGSLDYNIIQLTFGTGVFTPIRRAQRRFFRFFDGVIALNAQQYRSVRAFNRNVTVIHSSSLMDSTTVNARRLEALRSKLGIRKSDNVVLYLGRLVEAQKNVGTLIRAFTGMKGDKLRLLIVGDGRSRPEYEAMAAHDSRIRLTGRVPERTLAYYYSLADLYVLPSVWESFNATFIEAATMGLPLLLSRKAINEDIERLFGKRLYTFEPSDVADLKAKIERFFSNWELRRRLIALSGRIADEYSREKQMDAYAAALKKFNSTGSF; from the coding sequence ATGAAAGTGCTGCTGGTTGATGTCAGTTCCAGGCTCGGCGGCGTGGGCGGCGCGCAGCGCGTAGCCGCGAATCTCTTCCGCGAGCTGCCCAAGCGCGGCATCGAGACCTTCTACATGGGCTACCGGACAGAGTACCTGAAGAATGCCAGGAACGCCCTTTTCCTGAGGGAGTCGAGGCAGAAGGGCCTGAAGTCCGGCATAGAGGGGCATGGCCTGAACCGACTCGTGGACAGCAGGCTCATGCGCGTAGCCTACTACAGCTCCTACTCTGCTATAGGCATAAACACCGCGGAGATGAGGGAATACGTGGAAAGGGTCAGGCCCGACATAGTGCTCGCGAGCTCGATACAGGACTACATAGTGCTCAAGGCGCTGAGGCGCCATCTTGGCTCAGCCAAGCTTCTTTACATAGAGCACGCCAACGCCTCTGGCGCATACAAGGGCTCGCTCGACTACAACATAATACAGCTGACGTTCGGCACCGGTGTGTTCACGCCAATAAGGCGGGCGCAGAGGCGCTTCTTCCGCTTCTTCGACGGCGTGATAGCGCTGAATGCCCAGCAGTACAGGTCCGTCAGGGCGTTCAACCGGAACGTCACTGTTATACACAGCAGCTCGCTGATGGATAGCACAACGGTAAACGCGCGAAGGCTTGAGGCCCTGAGGAGCAAGCTGGGCATAAGGAAAAGCGACAATGTCGTCCTGTACCTCGGGAGGCTGGTAGAGGCGCAGAAGAACGTCGGCACGCTGATAAGGGCGTTCACCGGCATGAAGGGCGATAAGCTTCGCCTCCTGATAGTCGGCGACGGCAGGTCGCGCCCCGAATACGAGGCCATGGCCGCGCATGACAGCAGGATAAGGCTGACCGGCAGGGTGCCCGAGCGCACGCTCGCATACTACTACAGCCTTGCAGACCTCTATGTCCTGCCGTCGGTGTGGGAATCGTTCAATGCGACGTTCATCGAAGCCGCAACAATGGGCCTGCCGTTGCTGCTCTCGAGGAAGGCGATAAACGAGGACATAGAGCGCCTTTTCGGGAAGCGCCTCTATACATTCGAGCCGTCTGATGTGGCGGACCTGAAGGCGAAGATCGAGAGGTTCTTCAGTAATTGGGAGCTGCGGCGCAGGCTCATCGCGCTTTCAGGCAGGATAGCCGACGAGTACAGCAGGGAGAAGCAGATGGACGCGTACGCAGCTGCGCTGAAGAAGTTCAACAGCACAGGCTCATTCTGA
- a CDS encoding alkaline phosphatase family protein: MTNKLYLIGIDSAPLWMVRNNIRERRLRGFESLLGNGVLMDLESTMPPMTGPSWPSIYTGFKPGEHGVPEFQRMERNYSKSVVFYDPSIRPPFWDMMAEHGLRSLVVTPAMLVKPSAEKNVDMITGFPLPAKFSSPWVRGIAMRHSYKGEPDEIEMKMKRGEYTLAQGAHDYLKGIEKRVAVSKELMAKKDYDMSFICFTEQDRMQHFALGRPEWKEYVMPLYEAISDFMLWVEARAERERATVMVVSDHGGQPIREKLLMNGWLIGKGYAHLQGAIEKELESASAAGSLRYNIRERVLKSVQRGGSRKVLYDRLPPALKGVAKSTISRLLPGVGQGDYVRIHDFDLDMGRTRAFASIANCPVATIYINDGRFDHGIVSAKEKPALKRRIMRELLGIKGKDGKPIIIKTYDADRYYEGTKLFIAPDIFAEAREGYLLDSFGYLKSGGLFMAPEAAKSGDHLRNGIFGVLSYGERLDYRAIAKRKLYVYNIEPTIMKYFGLEPRNDKRYGPIF, encoded by the coding sequence ATGACAAACAAGCTGTACCTGATCGGGATAGACTCCGCGCCGCTCTGGATGGTACGGAACAATATAAGGGAGCGCAGGCTCAGGGGCTTCGAGAGCCTCTTAGGCAATGGCGTGCTCATGGACCTGGAGTCGACCATGCCGCCCATGACCGGCCCGTCATGGCCGAGCATATACACAGGCTTCAAGCCGGGCGAGCACGGCGTGCCCGAATTCCAGCGAATGGAGCGCAACTACAGCAAGAGCGTGGTCTTCTACGATCCGTCGATAAGGCCGCCGTTCTGGGACATGATGGCAGAGCACGGCCTGCGCAGCCTCGTGGTCACGCCGGCCATGCTGGTCAAGCCTTCGGCCGAGAAGAATGTCGACATGATAACCGGATTTCCGTTGCCGGCGAAGTTCAGCTCCCCATGGGTGAGGGGCATCGCCATGCGGCACTCCTACAAAGGCGAGCCCGACGAGATAGAGATGAAGATGAAGCGCGGCGAGTATACGCTCGCCCAGGGCGCACACGATTACCTTAAGGGCATAGAGAAGAGGGTAGCGGTCAGCAAGGAGCTCATGGCCAAGAAAGATTACGATATGTCGTTTATCTGCTTCACGGAACAGGACAGGATGCAGCATTTCGCCCTCGGCAGGCCCGAATGGAAGGAATACGTGATGCCGCTATACGAAGCAATATCGGATTTCATGCTGTGGGTGGAGGCGCGAGCAGAGCGGGAGCGCGCTACTGTCATGGTGGTGTCGGATCACGGCGGCCAGCCCATAAGAGAGAAGCTGCTCATGAACGGCTGGCTCATAGGCAAAGGCTACGCGCACCTCCAGGGCGCCATTGAGAAAGAGCTCGAGAGCGCGAGCGCGGCCGGCAGCCTAAGGTACAACATACGCGAGAGAGTGCTCAAGAGCGTGCAGCGCGGCGGCTCCAGGAAGGTGCTGTACGACAGGCTGCCACCTGCGCTGAAGGGCGTGGCAAAGTCGACGATATCAAGGCTTCTGCCTGGGGTAGGGCAGGGGGACTACGTACGCATACACGACTTCGACCTGGACATGGGCAGGACCAGGGCGTTCGCGAGCATAGCGAACTGCCCAGTAGCTACCATCTACATAAACGACGGCAGGTTCGACCACGGCATAGTGAGTGCCAAGGAGAAGCCCGCGCTGAAAAGGAGGATAATGCGGGAGCTCCTCGGAATCAAGGGCAAGGACGGCAAGCCGATCATAATAAAAACGTACGACGCTGACAGGTACTACGAGGGCACAAAGCTCTTCATAGCCCCTGACATATTCGCAGAGGCGAGGGAAGGCTACCTGCTGGACTCGTTCGGCTACCTGAAGAGCGGAGGGCTATTCATGGCGCCAGAGGCCGCCAAGAGCGGCGACCACCTCAGGAACGGCATATTCGGGGTCCTGAGCTACGGCGAGAGGCTGGATTACCGCGCCATAGCCAAGAGGAAGCTCTACGTGTACAACATCGAGCCCACAATAATGAAATACTTCGGCCTGGAGCCGCGAAACGACAAAAGGTACGGGCCGATATTCTAG
- a CDS encoding ribbon-helix-helix domain-containing protein → MKTRLQNKRKYTTITIPAPLFERIRANIRSTGFSSVSDYVTYVMRETVSEMEMKKAGKAAKSSVMEKLQALGYA, encoded by the coding sequence ATGAAAACGCGATTGCAGAATAAGAGAAAGTACACCACGATAACAATACCAGCGCCGCTATTCGAGCGCATAAGGGCGAACATAAGGAGTACTGGCTTTTCATCAGTTTCAGACTACGTGACGTACGTCATGCGCGAAACGGTCTCGGAGATGGAAATGAAGAAGGCAGGAAAGGCAGCCAAATCAAGCGTTATGGAGAAGCTGCAGGCTCTCGGATACGCATAG
- a CDS encoding GTP-binding protein — protein MIVKNIALLGHKDHGKSTLIGQLLIQTGAATKVRIKEAETYSKRLGRAFEPAFILDSFAEERLNEMTYDTTRAEIKHKDLAFALIDVPGHEELIKNMISGASYGEGGVLLVSAKPDEGIRDQTKRHLFIARMLGINRLIVAVNKMDTIGYNSDRFNAIAKSLNEFILSIGFEARNVAYIPISAYAGENLTKKSMMMKWYKGKPLIDLLYDNSRQPTAEGGNELRIVVQGTLPNGMVAGKIVSGSVKLGEKVVVLPEGIPATIGSIVVRGAKARVGTAGENVALSLEGALPREMRGALISATADIPKVTDRIRLKVFVTGAFGKSMRVKFNGVDIPCKTIRVLRTIDTTTGEIVASTKPKLLEAVEADVTLARKVPVESYGVTRELGRFVLYNDDRFVGIGISE, from the coding sequence ATGATAGTCAAGAACATTGCTTTGCTGGGCCACAAAGACCATGGCAAGTCCACTTTGATAGGCCAGTTGCTGATACAGACCGGAGCTGCGACAAAGGTGCGCATTAAGGAAGCGGAAACTTACAGCAAAAGACTCGGCAGGGCCTTCGAGCCAGCATTCATCCTAGACAGCTTCGCCGAGGAAAGGCTCAACGAGATGACATATGACACCACGAGGGCCGAGATAAAGCACAAGGATCTGGCGTTCGCGCTCATAGACGTGCCGGGACACGAGGAGCTCATAAAGAACATGATAAGCGGAGCGAGCTACGGCGAGGGCGGCGTGCTGCTCGTTTCGGCGAAACCTGACGAGGGCATACGCGACCAGACGAAGCGCCACCTGTTCATAGCCCGCATGCTGGGCATAAACAGGCTGATAGTCGCTGTAAACAAGATGGATACAATAGGCTACAACTCAGACAGGTTCAATGCCATTGCCAAAAGCCTCAACGAATTCATACTATCGATAGGTTTTGAGGCGCGCAACGTCGCGTACATACCTATATCAGCCTATGCCGGAGAAAACCTGACAAAGAAAAGCATGATGATGAAGTGGTACAAGGGCAAGCCGCTGATAGACCTGCTGTACGACAACTCAAGGCAGCCCACAGCCGAAGGAGGCAATGAACTGAGGATAGTTGTCCAAGGCACGCTGCCAAACGGCATGGTGGCCGGGAAGATAGTAAGCGGTAGCGTAAAGCTCGGCGAGAAGGTTGTGGTGCTGCCAGAGGGCATCCCAGCCACGATAGGCAGCATAGTGGTCAGGGGCGCAAAGGCAAGGGTCGGGACCGCAGGAGAGAATGTCGCGCTTTCGCTGGAAGGCGCGCTGCCAAGGGAAATGCGCGGTGCGCTGATATCGGCCACGGCTGACATACCTAAGGTCACCGACAGGATAAGGCTCAAAGTGTTCGTGACCGGCGCTTTCGGAAAGTCGATGAGGGTGAAGTTCAACGGTGTAGACATACCATGCAAAACGATAAGGGTGCTGCGCACAATAGACACGACGACCGGCGAAATTGTTGCCTCTACGAAGCCTAAGCTGCTGGAGGCTGTTGAGGCTGACGTCACTCTTGCAAGAAAAGTGCCTGTAGAGAGCTATGGCGTTACACGCGAGCTCGGCAGGTTCGTGCTGTACAACGACGACAGGTTCGTCGGCATAGGCATCTCAGAATGA
- the cysD gene encoding sulfate adenylyltransferase subunit CysD: MIEQDLKTLEEKSIYIIREANLKFKNVAALWSMGKDSTTMLALTRKAFMGKIPFPVIHIDNGIDFPETYAFREWLAKKWNFKVIVGHSEIKPDLIGSACCGKNKPEALKKIMAEYGFDALIVSIRRDEHGVRAKERYMSPRDKSFHWDYKNQPAELWDDYASKLSDKEHMRVHPLLDWNEIDVWRYIKQERIPVNPLYFSRNGFRYRSLGCTHCTIALKSNAKNVDDIIKELEITKQEERSGRSMDKEHEAAMQRLRALGYM, from the coding sequence ATGATAGAGCAGGACCTCAAGACGCTGGAGGAGAAGAGCATATACATAATACGAGAGGCGAACCTCAAGTTCAAGAACGTAGCAGCACTGTGGAGCATGGGCAAGGACAGCACAACAATGCTCGCTCTGACTAGGAAGGCGTTCATGGGCAAGATACCGTTTCCAGTAATTCATATCGACAATGGAATAGACTTCCCCGAGACGTACGCCTTCAGGGAGTGGCTCGCGAAGAAATGGAACTTCAAGGTCATAGTCGGGCACAGCGAGATCAAGCCTGATCTGATAGGCTCGGCGTGCTGCGGCAAGAACAAGCCCGAGGCGCTGAAGAAGATAATGGCAGAGTATGGATTTGATGCCCTCATCGTTTCGATAAGGCGCGATGAGCATGGTGTGAGAGCAAAAGAGAGATACATGAGCCCAAGGGACAAGAGTTTCCATTGGGATTACAAAAACCAGCCGGCGGAGCTGTGGGATGACTACGCAAGCAAGCTTAGCGACAAGGAGCACATGAGGGTGCATCCTCTCCTTGACTGGAACGAGATCGATGTGTGGCGGTACATAAAGCAGGAGCGTATACCGGTCAATCCTCTTTATTTTTCGAGGAACGGTTTTAGGTACAGGAGCCTTGGCTGCACGCACTGTACTATAGCCCTGAAGTCAAATGCCAAAAACGTAGACGACATAATAAAGGAACTCGAGATAACAAAGCAGGAGGAGCGTTCGGGCAGGAGCATGGACAAAGAGCATGAGGCCGCAATGCAGAGGCTCAGGGCTCTCGGATACATGTAG
- a CDS encoding DMT family transporter, with amino-acid sequence MIEPIAIAIFAALSWSISGTLIKSFASRYGSMLTSFVIAAGNLLLIGMVLLFLGHFSISTYSIALSILGGVFTAIGYLFFYVSLKREQASNAFATIEIQVVLIALYGILALHESVALAQGFGMVLVVLGILMVSFEKGHKFNKGLLPAMLANVFWAFGWIALVYPIAHSSTSLLPVWISFVADIVLVSAVMLANTRRMGNMAKINARGAAIGLSAGLASGIGNSLYSFLVSMRQLVIGTVLSNTSPAIVGVFAHFAYHDRLTKLQIAGLAVVVTGGMILGA; translated from the coding sequence ATGATAGAGCCCATTGCGATTGCCATCTTTGCTGCGCTTTCGTGGTCCATATCGGGCACACTCATCAAGAGCTTCGCGTCCAGGTACGGCAGCATGCTCACCTCTTTTGTGATAGCTGCCGGCAACCTCCTTCTCATAGGCATGGTGCTGCTGTTCCTAGGCCATTTCAGCATAAGCACGTACTCGATAGCGCTCTCGATCCTTGGCGGCGTATTCACAGCCATAGGCTACCTGTTCTTCTACGTGTCGTTGAAGAGAGAGCAGGCATCGAACGCCTTCGCCACCATCGAGATACAGGTCGTGCTTATCGCGTTGTACGGCATACTCGCATTACACGAAAGCGTAGCCTTGGCGCAGGGCTTTGGCATGGTTCTCGTGGTGCTGGGCATACTTATGGTCTCGTTCGAGAAGGGCCACAAGTTCAACAAGGGCCTCTTGCCCGCAATGCTGGCTAATGTATTTTGGGCCTTTGGCTGGATTGCGCTTGTGTATCCGATCGCGCACTCGAGCACAAGCCTTCTCCCGGTATGGATAAGCTTCGTGGCGGACATCGTGCTGGTATCAGCCGTAATGCTTGCCAATACAAGGCGTATGGGAAACATGGCCAAGATTAATGCGCGCGGAGCGGCAATCGGCCTTTCGGCAGGGCTGGCATCCGGCATCGGCAACTCGCTGTACAGCTTCCTCGTCTCCATGAGACAGCTGGTGATCGGCACGGTGCTGTCGAATACGTCGCCAGCTATCGTAGGGGTGTTTGCGCATTTCGCATATCACGACAGGCTGACCAAGCTCCAAATTGCGGGCCTTGCGGTCGTAGTGACTGGAGGTATGATACTGGGCGCGTGA
- a CDS encoding oligosaccharide flippase family protein, giving the protein MAEDTNNDAGLGARTARSGAVYVTGQVLGSIAILALFAVLARLFSVTNWGLYSIVIAFYTLFGTLGNFTIGTAMRKKLVEQKGVEAKRKMLSNAYIATMAIATVLAIAGIAASGYVANAVYHQPGLAHAFMLVSLLVWLWALFNLTMASLVALDKAKEGAIIDIVYSYVQLAVAPTLVILGYGIIGAVTGLAIGIVAATIVGLVFVTRAVGWIGVHFDGTQMRNILSFATPVYLSNLVAQGVYSFALLFVAGFVSAAIVGNYNIGYEMGGGVGIIISTAAFVLLPAFSKVAAHSAANERIGHSLNRSIHYTLIFLAPVVAYIVSVSMPLTFILFSHKYTYAPFYLSLVAVGFAIGVIWNYASTMLLGMGSVKKFLRYQLLAAAIELALLFALTPIFKVVGMIVGIFIIFQIAMDIIYILEFRRSVGYRPEFGKPARVAIAAAVLFVLLYAVSYALSFGYASLLANVALALLVYPPLLAFTGGVSSSDIYFLRHALGGGRLAAPLEKLLDYASLFVPG; this is encoded by the coding sequence ATGGCAGAAGACACGAACAATGATGCCGGCCTGGGTGCGCGGACCGCCAGGAGCGGTGCGGTATACGTCACAGGGCAGGTGCTCGGCTCGATCGCAATACTCGCACTCTTTGCAGTGCTTGCCCGGCTCTTCAGCGTGACGAACTGGGGGCTTTACTCAATAGTGATAGCGTTCTACACCCTATTCGGCACGCTCGGCAACTTCACCATAGGCACCGCAATGAGGAAGAAGCTCGTCGAGCAGAAAGGTGTAGAAGCGAAGAGGAAGATGCTCTCCAATGCATACATCGCGACGATGGCCATCGCGACAGTGTTGGCAATAGCAGGAATCGCGGCGAGCGGTTATGTCGCAAATGCGGTCTACCACCAGCCAGGGCTGGCGCACGCCTTCATGCTTGTGTCGCTGCTCGTATGGCTTTGGGCGCTCTTCAACCTGACTATGGCCTCGCTCGTCGCCCTTGACAAGGCGAAGGAGGGCGCAATAATAGACATAGTATACTCGTACGTGCAGCTCGCAGTCGCACCTACGCTGGTCATTCTGGGTTATGGCATAATCGGCGCGGTCACAGGATTGGCAATAGGCATCGTGGCGGCCACGATAGTGGGCCTTGTCTTCGTGACGCGCGCAGTCGGCTGGATAGGCGTGCATTTCGACGGCACGCAAATGAGGAACATACTGTCTTTCGCAACTCCTGTCTATCTCTCGAACCTTGTAGCCCAAGGCGTCTACAGCTTCGCGCTGCTCTTCGTAGCAGGGTTCGTCTCCGCAGCAATAGTCGGGAACTATAACATAGGCTATGAGATGGGCGGGGGAGTCGGCATAATAATATCGACCGCTGCATTCGTGCTCCTGCCTGCTTTCTCAAAGGTCGCAGCCCATTCTGCGGCAAATGAGCGCATAGGGCATTCGCTCAACAGGAGCATACACTATACGCTGATCTTCCTTGCGCCTGTCGTAGCGTACATCGTATCTGTCTCTATGCCGTTGACTTTCATACTTTTCTCGCACAAGTACACGTATGCACCTTTCTACCTGTCGCTTGTGGCAGTGGGTTTTGCCATAGGCGTCATATGGAATTACGCAAGCACGATGCTGCTAGGCATGGGTTCGGTAAAGAAGTTCCTGCGATACCAGCTGCTAGCTGCAGCCATAGAGCTGGCACTCCTCTTTGCGCTTACTCCCATATTCAAGGTTGTAGGCATGATAGTCGGCATATTCATAATATTCCAGATTGCGATGGACATAATCTATATCTTGGAGTTCAGGAGAAGCGTAGGCTACAGGCCCGAATTCGGCAAACCCGCCAGGGTTGCCATTGCTGCTGCGGTCCTCTTCGTGCTCCTGTATGCCGTGTCGTATGCGCTCTCGTTTGGCTATGCCTCGTTGTTGGCGAATGTCGCGCTTGCTTTACTAGTATATCCGCCGCTTCTTGCATTCACCGGCGGCGTATCAAGCTCCGACATATATTTTCTTAGGCATGCGCTTGGAGGAGGCAGGCTCGCAGCGCCGCTGGAAAAGCTATTGGATTATGCGTCGTTATTTGTGCCTGGATGA